Sequence from the Streptomyces peucetius genome:
GGGCGGGGGAGGGGCATCGTCGGCCATCACAGGAACACGCATGCCGGTAATGCCCTTCTCGTTGTCGAATGCCTGATTATCTTTCCTTCGTGTCTCTACACCCCGCCGACGCCCTTCCCTGCACGACACACCGTGTCCCCCCGCTGTGGCGCTCCTGTCACCTCGGGCCGGCGCTCGCCGTGACCGGGTTCGCGACCGCGCTGGCCGTCACGGCCGGACGCGGCCCGGCGGGTGCAGCCGAGGTGGCGGCGGCGGTTCTGGCGGGCCAGCTGTCGGTGGGCTGGTGCAACGATGCGGTCGACGCGCGGCGTGACACGCTCTGCGGTCGTCGCGACAAGCCCGCGGCGACGGGAGAACTGCCGCCGCGGACGGTCGCTGTCGCGGCCGTGACGGCCCTGTGGTTGTGCGTACCGTTGTCGCTGCTGAGCGGCGCCGCCGCGGGGGCGGTGCATCTGGGGACGGTGGCGACCGGCTGGGCCTACAACCTGTGGCTCAAGCACACAGCGCTCTCACCACTGCCCTACGCGGTCGCCTTCGGCGCGTTGCCGGCCTTCGTCACGCTCGGTCTGCCGTCGCCGTCCTGGCCCGTCTGGTGGGCGGTGACCGCGGGAGCGCTGCTGGGTGTGGGGGCGCACGCCGTCAATGTGCTTCCCGACATCAGGGACGATCTCGCGGCCGGTGTGCGGGGTCTGCCGCAGCGCCTGGGCCGAACGGCGTGCCGGTGGCTGACCCCTCTCGTGATGCTGGGGGCCGTGGGCGTGGTCGTGGCAGGTCCGCCCGGGCCGGCCGGACCGGCGAGCCTGGTGCTCGCGGTGGTCGCGGGCGCCGTGGCCGTCTCGGCCACGGCACTGCCGTGGGGGCTCCGCAGCCGATGGCCGTTCCGGGCCGCGATCGCGGTGGCGGGCATGGCTGTGGCACAACTGCTGCTACGGGGGCCGGACATCGTCTGACCCGGCCAGCGGCGGCGAACGCGAGACCGCGCCCCCGCACTGCCCCCGCGGGCGCGACGAGGGGCCCTGGCCACTCGGGCCAGGGCCCCGGCGCCCCCTCGCGGATGAGGGGACGGCTGAAGCCGGCTTCGTCTACTGCCGTCCGCCGCCGCTCTCACGGCCGCCCTTCCGGCCCGCCTCCGACGCACGCTGCGGATCGTTGGCGAAGTTCCCGGAGTTGTTGGACGCAGCCATGACCGCTCCTTTCCCTCAGGTCGCTGTGGTCTCTTACGACACCGCGAGCGCCCAAGGCGAGGTACCCCAATCAGGACTCTCGCGACGTTTTACTG
This genomic interval carries:
- a CDS encoding UbiA family prenyltransferase, giving the protein MSLHPADALPCTTHRVPPLWRSCHLGPALAVTGFATALAVTAGRGPAGAAEVAAAVLAGQLSVGWCNDAVDARRDTLCGRRDKPAATGELPPRTVAVAAVTALWLCVPLSLLSGAAAGAVHLGTVATGWAYNLWLKHTALSPLPYAVAFGALPAFVTLGLPSPSWPVWWAVTAGALLGVGAHAVNVLPDIRDDLAAGVRGLPQRLGRTACRWLTPLVMLGAVGVVVAGPPGPAGPASLVLAVVAGAVAVSATALPWGLRSRWPFRAAIAVAGMAVAQLLLRGPDIV
- a CDS encoding general stress protein, yielding MAASNNSGNFANDPQRASEAGRKGGRESGGGRQ